Proteins found in one Schistocerca serialis cubense isolate TAMUIC-IGC-003099 chromosome 5, iqSchSeri2.2, whole genome shotgun sequence genomic segment:
- the LOC126481101 gene encoding syntaxin-6 isoform X2 gives MKETLTFSRIVEKNPGKFKIDNKELSSRRNFIDQTRDEVKTMKDKMNISRGRDRDRTARQPLLENSPVRVPSTHGTTKYSKLENELDSPNRQFLDDTLQQQNHMLRSQDEQLDIISDSVGTLKTVSRQIGNELDEQAVMLDEFGNEMENTDSKLDSTMKRVAKVFHISNDRRQWIAIGVLSGIMVIVIILFIFT, from the exons ATGAAAGAAA CCTTAACTTTTTCACGCATTGTTGAGAAAAATCCAGGAAAATTTAAAATTGACAACAAGGAATTGAGCAGCCGAAGGAATTTTATAGACCAAACAAGAGACGAAGTGAAG ACAATGAAAGACAAGATGAACATTTCAAGAGGTAGAGACAGGGATCGCACTGCAAGACAG CCTCTTCTTGAGAACAGTCCTGTGAGAGTGCCATCTACTCATGGaacaacaaaatattcaaaactggAAAATGAACTGGACAGTCCCAACAGACAATTCTTAGATGATACTCTGCAGCAACAGAACCATATGCTCCGTAGTCAAGATGAACAATTGGATATAATCAGTGACTCTGTGGGAACCCTTAAAACAGTATCCAGGCAGATTGGGAATGAACTGGATGAGCAAGCAGT GATGCTTGATGAATTTggtaatgaaatggaaaacactgatTCAAAACTTGACTCTACAATGAAAAGAGTAGCTAAGGTTTTCCATATTTCAAATG ATCGAAGACAATGGATTGCTATTGGAGTACTGTCGGGAATAATGGTTATTGTCATCATCCTGTTCATCTTCACATGA